A portion of the Glycine max cultivar Williams 82 chromosome 10, Glycine_max_v4.0, whole genome shotgun sequence genome contains these proteins:
- the LOC100787242 gene encoding probable E3 ubiquitin-protein ligase RHC1A, which translates to MSNSRNTHWCYSCRRPVRLGRRDVVCPSCNLGFVHELNDIVHVNPFDLFGMDNNEERDQRLGLMETFSAFMRHQMADRGRSHDIRVRTDSNPEHSASFAPLLIFGGHIPFRLSRHGGFEALFNGAPGIGLTQGNTGDYFIGPGLEELFEQLSANNRQGPLPASRSSIDAMPTIKIVQRHLRSDSHCPVCKDKFELGSKARQMPCNHLYHSDCIVPWLVQHNSCPVCRQELPPQGLSSSNGGANGRSRSARVSSSGRESHGRRNPFSFLWPFRSSHSSSNDEATGSSTPTPTIPENSHHHHAGYSGWPFE; encoded by the coding sequence ATGTCAAACAGTAGGAACACTCATTGGTGTTATAGTTGCAGGAGGCCAGTTCGGCTGGGGCGGCGAGATGTGGTTTGTCCTAGCTGTAATTTGGGATTTGTTCATGAACTTAATGATATTGTCCATGTTAATCCTTTTGACCTCTTTGGAATGGACAACAATGAAGAACGAGATCAAAGGCTTGGACTAATGGAAACATTCTCTGCCTTTATGAGGCATCAAATGGCAGATAGGGGGCGAAGCCATGACATCAGGGTGCGAACAGATTCAAATCCTGAACACAGTGCAAGTTTTGCTCCTCTGTTGATCTTTGGTGGCCACATACCTTTTAGATTGTCCAGACATGGTGGCTTTGAAGCTCTATTTAATGGGGCTCCAGGAATCGGTCTGACACAGGGTAACACAGGCGATTATTTTATCGGTCCTGGACTAGAAGAACTGTTTGAACAGCTTTCAGCTAACAACAGGCAAGGTCCCCTGCCGGCATCAAGGTCCTCGATCGATGCAATGCCTACCATCAAGATCGTGCAGAGGCATCTTCGATCAGATTCGCATTGTCCGGTGTGCAAAGATAAATTTGAACTGGGATCCAAAGCAAGACAAATGCCATGCAACCATTTATATCACTCAGATTGTATTGTTCCATGGTTGGTGCAGCATAACTCCTGCCCCGTTTGCCGCCAAGAACTGCCGCCACAAGGATTGAGTAGTAGTAACGGTGGCGCCAATGGTAGAAGTAGAAGTGCAAGGGTAAGTAGTAGTGGTAGGGAGAGCCATGGAAGGAGAAAtccattttcctttttgtggCCTTTTCGTTCTTCTCATTCTAGCAGTAATGATGAAGCAACAGGAAGCAGCACACCAACACCAACTATCCCTGAGAATAGCCATCATCATCATGCTGGGTATTCTGGGTGGCCATTTGAATGA